A genomic region of Bosea sp. 124 contains the following coding sequences:
- the rpsH gene encoding 30S ribosomal protein S8 — MIIDPLGDMLTRIRNAQMRRKSRVSTPGSKLRARVLDVLQSEGYIRGYTQTEFGNGRTEFDIELKYHEGQPVIRSISRVSKPGRRVYSSVETMPRVADGLGVTIISTPKGVMPDHLAREQNVGGEVLCKVF, encoded by the coding sequence GTGATCATTGATCCGCTTGGAGATATGCTGACCCGCATCCGCAATGCGCAGATGCGGCGCAAGTCGCGCGTTTCGACGCCCGGTTCGAAGCTGAGGGCTCGTGTCCTCGACGTGCTTCAGTCCGAGGGCTACATCCGCGGCTACACGCAGACCGAGTTCGGCAATGGCCGGACCGAGTTCGATATCGAGCTGAAGTACCATGAGGGACAGCCGGTCATCCGGTCGATCTCGCGTGTGTCGAAGCCCGGCCGCCGCGTCTATTCTTCGGTGGAGACGATGCCGCGCGTGGCCGATGGCCTGGGCGTGACCATCATCTCGACCCCGAAGGGTGTGATGCCCGATCACCTTGCCCGCGAGCAGAACGTGGGCGGCGAAGTGCTTTGCAAGGTCTTCTGA